AATTCTACTCCCACGATTAATCCTCGTTCTAGCCACGTGCCCATGCGTGAACGATTTCGGCAGGCCTTCCTATGCTTCCTTAATTAAAAGCTCTGGAGTAGTGAAAAACATGTTTTCTGAGAAATCCTGCTATTTAAAAgctagtatttatttatttatttgacacACTCGCAAACACTGAAACAATGTAGCCGATAGTTGATTACGTAAtaaattaaaacaaaaagaatGAAACTGCAATACGGCAGACAGATTATAAATTAAGAAGGAAATATAAACAGAATGAAACGAAGCAGGACAAATACAAACAGAACAAAACATGGTATATGGTACCATGTTGATACCATGTTGATACCAGGCAAAAGGAAcattgaaaaagagaaaaagaacaccGCATATTTCAGCAATCGATTTTTAGAGCTCTCAATGTATTCTAGAACATTTGAAGTGAATTGGAAAGTTTTTACTTTTCTTTATTAATATTAACATCATTATACTTAATCAACCGTTTTGACTGAACACTTCTGAACAAATAAGGAAATGAACTGTTAGAGAAGGCAATGGGCTAAAGGTTATAATGGATGGGCGAAACAATTAAAGTGATTTTATTCAGCACAGGAGCCCCAAAAGATAGCAGTGTACATGGTAAAGTGAAGCGCGATATAAATAAAAGCGAGACAGACGGGACAATAACAACTGTGTTGTTGTAGCAACTCTCGATCGACTTGCACCTCGGTAACTTCAAGGAGCGGAAGCAACTGACCTTTGAAAAACGTTTAAATATTTGTGCAGATACTGCCTCGACTACTTCGTACCaaataaagagaagaaaacgTGCTGTAAAAGCCCTCACCGAGTGACAAACCGAATTGCCGCATTGTAATTTGCAGGAGTTCTTTTGGTAAGTCAAGTCGGACTAAATGTGCAAACTTTGCATTGAATTGGGTACATAAAATAAATCTGTCTTTGTTGTGATCAAAATTCGGAAGTTCGTTTACACAAGCGACGTTCCAACCATGAACCACATGTCCAGAGCAAAATAAAGCCACTAAAGGCTACTACCGAGGAGATTACATACTTAACCGGCAAAATTCCGAGCAAACGAACACACCTGAGCCCTCGTCCCCCACTTTCACATCTTGCTGTGAATTTTCGCGCCGCTTGAAATTTCCGTACATAAGACGCGACCAAATACATGCGAACAAAAAACAGACGCGCTGGACGCGAcggacaaacttcagccacgcgATTCCATCTAGCGCTAGCGGCCGTACCTCCTACTGCCTCCTACCTCAGCCGCCTCAGCTGCCTCAGCTGCTCAGGTAGCATGACAGGCCATGATGACAGGTTTTTCTAGTTAATTGTAGATCAGGCACATCGTTGCCGACGCCAGCGACTCCTTTACTAACTGAAGGGAAGTGTGCACATAGGTAGGAGGCTACAATACATAGCCTCCAAAACTTGGTACGGTGTAAGTCTCGAAGGCCATAATATGCACATACAGCGACACAGTAATTAAGACGTGGCATTGAACACTACCTTTTTGGATGCTGGAACAACTGGAATATATTATAGAGTTATAAATTCATTCTGCGGTGCACATCTACAACAATAATCCTTGTTGTAGATGTTCAAACATCAGTCGGCGCATTTTATTTAGAAAGGTTAATTTGAGCTACTCGAGCGCTACATGGTCTTTCTCTGTTAAAAAAAATACGTGGCATTTAGATAATTTAAAGGCTACGTTTTTTCAGGATGCATGCGCCAAGAGTGATTCCGACCATAGATGGATTCCGACCTTCCAAGAAGTGCAAATCTCGAAGGCTTTGCTTTTGATAATGGCCTTCTTAGATTCTTGCAGTGCAAAGACGAGCCAAGACGAGCCAAAGTTAAGTGGAAACGCATGGTGGTTGTGCAGTGCATGGTCCTGACCAGAAGAAGGTCCTTGAGGAATTTACGCTGCTATGATGGAGTGCCTGGCACGCTTCATGTTCAGGACTGCGCCCAGCGCTCTGCCACTTCTGCGATCGCAAGCTGCACCTAGATTTATTCAAGCGTGTGGCTACAAACGGTCAGTCCCACCTATGCGAATGGAGATGAAAGCTCGTCGGAAGCGAGCAGGCCCCGAACCCCTGCGGCATCGCTCCGTTCGTCTGGAATGGAACTACGACGCGGAAATTTATGCCTTCGCCAGGCGCTTGGGCGAAAGCTGGTCCGATAGCACGCTTAGAGTTGCTTTTGTGCAAGCATCTTACctggaacgggaaaagcaacAGCGGGAAGAACTAGGCATGCAGTCGGAGAACGCGGACATTGGCCTAACGCCGAACACCGATCTATCTGCGGCTGGTTACGACCTTTGTAAGAGTTACGTGCAAAAGTGCATTGTAGAAACGTTTCCCAAACTTCCCGAGGACGGCGTCAAGGTGTTACAAGACTATTTGTTATCGAACTCCGTCCTGTCGAATGTTTCAAGCAGCATCGGCACCGCAGACTTAATCATGTGTGCCGATTTTCCGCCAGAAGAAAGCACGCTTGCAAATGTACTGATGGCTTTGATTGGTGGCTTGATGAAGGACTGTGGAATAGAACGAGCTCAGCTGTTTGTGCGAGACTTTATTCTGACACAGCTGATAGGCAAGGATGTGTGCGAGTTGTGGG
Above is a window of Rhipicephalus sanguineus isolate Rsan-2018 chromosome 3, BIME_Rsan_1.4, whole genome shotgun sequence DNA encoding:
- the LOC119388141 gene encoding 39S ribosomal protein L44, mitochondrial; this encodes MMECLARFMFRTAPSALPLLRSQAAPRFIQACGYKRSVPPMRMEMKARRKRAGPEPLRHRSVRLEWNYDAEIYAFARRLGESWSDSTLRVAFVQASYLEREKQQREELGMQSENADIGLTPNTDLSAAGYDLCKSYVQKCIVETFPKLPEDGVKVLQDYLLSNSVLSNVSSSIGTADLIMCADFPPEESTLANVLMALIGGLMKDCGIERAQLFVRDFILTQLIGKDVCELWEISDPHERLAAVLQNSGRAPAEPRLLWETGRNTLEASFCVGLYSDKQFLGCSAGETLTIAKEMAARDALRRFFGLSLDRNALPLALRHRQATHTSSAAAL